GCCGGGGGCGTCAGCGTTTTCTTTTTCCAAAAGGACAATACAAAACGGCTTAAGCTTATTCTTTCTTTCAGTGGCGCCTATCTCTTCGGAATCACTGTTTTACATCTTATTCCCGACGTATATCATACCGAAAGCCACAGCATTGGACTGTACGTATTAGGCGGTTTCCTTTTTCAGGTTATCCTGGAGCAGTTTTCTGAAGGTATTGAACACGGTCACATTCATAAAGCGTCGCATGAACATTCTGTATTCCCCTATGGAATTATGGTTAGTTTATGCCTGCATGCTTTCCTGGAAGGGATGCCTCTCGCCGAAAGAAAAAGTAATGAACTTTTATTTGGTATAGCGCTTCACCATATACCTGCTGCGTTTGCTCTTTCAAGTGTATTACTTCAAAACCACTTGAGCCGACGAAGGATCATCAGTCTGGTAGTCCTGTTCTCTTTGATGTCGCCTCTCGGACTGATATTGAGCAGTGGCATCAGTAACGGGGTTATAGGTAATATAAACGCATACTTCGACCGTATAATGGCAGTAGTGATTGGTATTTTTCTGCATATCTCTACAACCATACTTTTTGAATCCAGCGTAGATCATCATTTTAACAAGCGGAAACTTATTGCAGTACTCGCCGGAACACTGATTGCTATGCTAAGCCTCGTGGGGCATTGATAAGGAAAGCGTATACAATTGTCAACTGTCATTGTCAATTTTCAATTGCCGAACTACCCTCTCAGCTTATCAAGCAAGAGGTTTAGCTGAGCGGCTTCTTCTTCTGTGATATTCTGTTTCAGAACATCCTCGGGAGTGATAACAGGATCAAGGTCTTTTAAAACATCCAGTCCTTTTTCCGTTATCAAAATATCCACAGCCCGGCGGTCCGTCTTATTAATGGTACGGGTGACGAGCTCTTTCTGTACCAATCGCTCGACAATACGCGAAGCATCCGACATTTTATCGAGCATCCGTTCTTTCAGAAGATTAATGGTAGCTGGTTTAGGATATTGCCCGCGCAGGATACGCAATATGTTATACTGTTGTAACGTGACTTCCTGTTTACTCAGGCGCTCTTTTACAAGTCCGGTTACCCAGCTGTATGAATAAATGATGTTCACTACTATCTTGTGATAGTCGTTCTTAAACTTAGTTTGATGGATCTCCTTCTCTAACTCCATGGGTCTTTAATGCTAATATCAGGTTTCTACTATTTTCTGCCCAAGGTTTCATAATTTCAAATATCCCCATAGATGTATTAACTTAAAATTTTAACGGGAAGAGTATCAGCAAAATGCGCTTTTAAATATTCTCCTCTGCCATGTAATGTCCAAACCTCTGCTGGTTCTGACCTTCCTATAAAGCCTAAAATATCTCGCCAGTCGGCATGGTCGGAGATGTACAACTCCATATCGTTCTGCGCCTGCAATCTTCTCCAGCCTGACGCGAATACCCTCAAAACACCTTTCGCCCTGTAATAACAGTCAAATGTAAGAGGAGGAACGATATAAACAAATCCCTGGCCGGGAGATTTCATTAATTTTCTGTTATAAGGCAGATAATTGCCCGGCGGATACCCATATTCATCATACACTTTGGTTACCGGGAGTATCGAATGATGCAGCAATACCGTTCTTTGCGGGCAGAAGCGGTTAATCAGATTAATGAGCCGCTGGCTTTTCCCAAGTGCATATGCTCCCAATAATACGTTATGATTGGATGAATTCAGTTTCTGTATCTCCGCGATTGTATCAGGATGAGCCACAGACGGATCGGCAAAAGTAGTTTCAGTAATGAGCACATCAGCCTTTACTATTTCCGCAGGTTCGCACGTAGGATCTTCCTGAAGCTTAAAATCGCCGGTATACAGGTACCTTACTCCCTCATACTCCATCAGAACCTGGGCCGATCCAAGGATATGTCCGGCAGGAACAAAGGTTATTCTCACTCCGTTAATTAAAAACGGCTCATGAAAGTTAAAGATCCTGAACGATCCCCCGGCATTTTTCTTTAATCGCAACCGCATGATCGAAGCAGTTGGAGCAGTGCAGAATATCGTGTCGTTGGAGGGGCATGCATGATCACCGTGGGCATGAGAAATTACCGCCTGCTTTACAGGCTTCTGCGGGTCGAGGTAAAAATCTCCTGCTTTACAATACAAGCCATACTCATCGAATACCAGAAAATCTTGTCTAATCATCGTTCGCTGTCTTTACACTACTGAGTTCAAGTAGCTTATGATGAAGATTGATTACCTGAGGAATTAATAACTCCCGCTCATCGTTTCGGATAATAAAATCAGCAAGCTCAATTTTCTTCTCATCGCTCAGTTGTTTATCCATCCGTTTCTTTACTTCTTCCTCAGAGACTTTGTCCCGGCTTATTACTCTCCTTATACGTATGTCAGGTGGTGACGTTACAAGAATAGTGAAATCGCAATCTTTATCAGATCCGCTTTCAAAAAGGATTGCGGCTTCTTTCAGCACATAAGGCGATTTTTGCTTCAGCGACCAGGAATCAAAATCTCTGAACACTGCAGGATGAACTAAGGAGTTTAACTTCTCCAGCAGCCCTGCATTATTAAAAACTACTCGCGCCAGCTCTTTCCGATTAAGACGACCGTCTTCCAAATAAACGGATTCGCCAAAAGCCTCCTTAATGCTATTAACAAGCACTAAATCGGTGTTCATCAGAAGCTTTGCCCGGTCGTCTGCATAAAATACCGGAATACCCTGTAGCTCAAAAAGGTGGCATACAGTTGTTTTTCCGCTCCCAATACCGCCTGTTATTCCCACTTTAAGCATATTACTTTCGGATAAAGAAATCGACCACCTGCGGCTCGGTTTTTACTAGAGTGCAAAACTTAGGAATCTTACTTAAAACTACCGGCAGCTGAGTATATCCTTTTTCTGACCATCCGGCCAGATCAACTGTCGCTACAAGGGAGTCGCGGTCTAATAAGGGATAGTTGCTTAACGCAGCGAGGATAGTAATTTTCACCTTCTCCGGCAATAATTTTACATCTCTCCCCTTGCCATTAAGCACTTTCAACGGTACCTCAATAATCTTCTCTGTAAACCGGTCGATAGGGATCTCTGCTTTTACAGACTGTGGGTAGATATCGATATTATTTGCTTTTGCAGGAGCGAATCCAACCTTTACAGAAAGATCAGTGCTGACGTTCTGGAGATTTAAAATTGTCGTAGGCCAATAGGTAATCTTTCTTAGATCCTCTGCAGCGCCATTTACTGTAACATACGAAGGATTGAGTTTCGGCGGGCCTGAAATGCCGTAGTTTTTTTTGAACGTTAGATTATATTCTAATTTAACAGGAACCTTCTTTACCGTCCTCTTCGAAAAGTCGAAGAACAGCGTATCAGGAGATACAGATATCACTCTTTGACTTGATTCGAACTGGCTATTCAAATCATTCAACTGACCTGAAAAAACAATATAATTCCTGGAGTTGAGACTTCGCAAGCTTACGTTTACAGATTGCGGGTTGAGACGAAGTCTGGAAAAAAGAAGCTGCCAGCCTGTGCCTTCGATCTCAAGGGATACACTATCATCCTGCAAAGGATGAAATGCCTTACTTTCCGGAGGATCTGTATAATTTATTTTGGTATCGACCGTATACTTATACCTTCCCGAGAGCGCTATCACCAACCATATCAGGACAGCCGTAATTAAACAGCTTAAGAAAACTGTCATTCTGCGTCTCTCA
The window above is part of the Arcticibacter tournemirensis genome. Proteins encoded here:
- a CDS encoding YbbR-like domain-containing protein, which codes for MALITLNRIERRRMTVFLSCLITAVLIWLVIALSGRYKYTVDTKINYTDPPESKAFHPLQDDSVSLEIEGTGWQLLFSRLRLNPQSVNVSLRSLNSRNYIVFSGQLNDLNSQFESSQRVISVSPDTLFFDFSKRTVKKVPVKLEYNLTFKKNYGISGPPKLNPSYVTVNGAAEDLRKITYWPTTILNLQNVSTDLSVKVGFAPAKANNIDIYPQSVKAEIPIDRFTEKIIEVPLKVLNGKGRDVKLLPEKVKITILAALSNYPLLDRDSLVATVDLAGWSEKGYTQLPVVLSKIPKFCTLVKTEPQVVDFFIRK
- a CDS encoding MBL fold metallo-hydrolase — its product is MIRQDFLVFDEYGLYCKAGDFYLDPQKPVKQAVISHAHGDHACPSNDTIFCTAPTASIMRLRLKKNAGGSFRIFNFHEPFLINGVRITFVPAGHILGSAQVLMEYEGVRYLYTGDFKLQEDPTCEPAEIVKADVLITETTFADPSVAHPDTIAEIQKLNSSNHNVLLGAYALGKSQRLINLINRFCPQRTVLLHHSILPVTKVYDEYGYPPGNYLPYNRKLMKSPGQGFVYIVPPLTFDCYYRAKGVLRVFASGWRRLQAQNDMELYISDHADWRDILGFIGRSEPAEVWTLHGRGEYLKAHFADTLPVKILS
- a CDS encoding MarR family winged helix-turn-helix transcriptional regulator; the protein is MELEKEIHQTKFKNDYHKIVVNIIYSYSWVTGLVKERLSKQEVTLQQYNILRILRGQYPKPATINLLKERMLDKMSDASRIVERLVQKELVTRTINKTDRRAVDILITEKGLDVLKDLDPVITPEDVLKQNITEEEAAQLNLLLDKLRG
- the coaE gene encoding dephospho-CoA kinase (Dephospho-CoA kinase (CoaE) performs the final step in coenzyme A biosynthesis.); translated protein: MLKVGITGGIGSGKTTVCHLFELQGIPVFYADDRAKLLMNTDLVLVNSIKEAFGESVYLEDGRLNRKELARVVFNNAGLLEKLNSLVHPAVFRDFDSWSLKQKSPYVLKEAAILFESGSDKDCDFTILVTSPPDIRIRRVISRDKVSEEEVKKRMDKQLSDEKKIELADFIIRNDERELLIPQVINLHHKLLELSSVKTANDD
- a CDS encoding ZIP family metal transporter, which gives rise to MEYWKLIVLFVSCFAGGVSVFFFQKDNTKRLKLILSFSGAYLFGITVLHLIPDVYHTESHSIGLYVLGGFLFQVILEQFSEGIEHGHIHKASHEHSVFPYGIMVSLCLHAFLEGMPLAERKSNELLFGIALHHIPAAFALSSVLLQNHLSRRRIISLVVLFSLMSPLGLILSSGISNGVIGNINAYFDRIMAVVIGIFLHISTTILFESSVDHHFNKRKLIAVLAGTLIAMLSLVGH